A genomic segment from Lytechinus variegatus isolate NC3 chromosome 10, Lvar_3.0, whole genome shotgun sequence encodes:
- the LOC121422939 gene encoding uncharacterized protein LOC121422939, translating to MTTTTSTSNMPRHTLRQTDFLPSRFSGDQLDRDNSTAHCLTFDDYLDAHNIDSTDPNQFQTILRSFRRTLQGQARLWIDGLTFNSYDDLKDGFVRRFSPAKSSYSHVRDFNTMTMTDGESAEAYLQRLRQTASYINYGEAQIKHRLLDSLPNECRATILMSASASDITCDEIAAKAQLFLDLRKDSTPQTKELTFSAQAEIDLLREEINSMKMTDTPSNDRDRGRAPNRRSPTPRRNNHSRSIDRGFPQRRQDRSRDRYRDYHHDTRRGKSPYRNNRNFNDRQPRLTCNYCRIPGHVWRECRRRLRDIETQPRRDYNGQRQFYRQRTGYGQQQQDF from the coding sequence ATGACTACCACAACATCAACATCGAATATGCCACGACATACACTACGACAGACAGACTTTCTTCCATCCCGTTTTTCTGGCGATCAATTAGATAGGGACAACTCGACCGCACATTGTCTGACTTTTGATGATTACCTAGACGCACACAATATAGACTCAACCGACCCCAACCAATTCCAGACTATACTCCGATCTTTCCGTCGCACATTGCAGGGACAGGCTAGGCTATGGATAGACGGACTGACTTTTAATTCATATGACGACTTGAAAGACGGATTTGTAAGGAGGTTTAGCCCAGCTAAATCTTCATATAGTCATGTTAGGGACTTTAACACAATGACGATGACTGACGGGGAGAGCGCAGAGGCGTATCTCCAACGACTTCGACAGACTGCGTCTTACATCAATTACGGCGAGGCACAGATTAAGCACAGATTGCTTGATTCTCTGCCTAATGAATGCCGTGCAACAATATTGATGTCTGCCTCAGCCTCTGACATAACTTGTGATGAAATAGCAGCTAAGGCGCAACTATTTCTTGACTTACGAAAGGATTCGACTCCACAGACAAAAGAACTGACCTTTTCTGCCCAGGCAGAAATTGATCTTCTCAGGGAGGAGATCAATTCAATGAAAATGACCGACACCCCCAGTAACGACAGAGACCGCGGCAGAGCTCCTAACCGACGATCTCCAACACCACGACGAAACAACCATAGTAGGAGTATCGACCGTGGTTTCCCCCAACGACGACAAGACCGAAGTCGTGATCGGTATCGTGACTATCATCATGATACTAGACGCGGTAAGAGCCCATACCGCAATAACCGTAACTTTAATGACCGGCAACCAAGACTGACATGTAACTATTGTCGCATACCAGGACATGTCTGGCGAGAATGCCGACGACGACTTAGGGACATTGAGACACAGCCACGACGTGACTACAATGGTCAGCGACAATTCTACAGACAACGGACGGGCTACGGCCAACAGCAACAGGATTTTTAA